The following proteins come from a genomic window of Burkholderia stabilis:
- a CDS encoding aldehyde dehydrogenase family protein codes for MNPFDLKQLGLDVEYPYRQQYDNYIGGKWVAPVKGEYFENVSPINGQPFCRVPRSGADDIELALDAAHAARRKWGKTSVAERANLLLAAAERMEKNLKLLAVAETIDNGKPLRETMAADLPLAVDHFRYFAGCIRAQEGGISEIDDNTVAYHFHEPLGVVGQIIPWNFPLLMAAWKLAPALAAGCCVVMKPAEQTPASVLVLMELIGDLFPPGTINIVNGFGKEAGEALATSKRIAKIAFTGSTPVGKHILRAAADSLIPSTVELGGKSPNIFFADVLDQDDAFLDKALEGLAMFALNQGEVCTCPSRILIQESIYERFIEKAVARVERIKSGHPLDLQTMIGAQASQQQLDKILSYIDIGRGEGAQCLTGGERTAPVAELGTGYYVKPTMLLGNNKMRVFQEEIFGPVASVMTFKDEADAIELANDTFYGLGAGVWTRNGTRAYRMGREVEAGRVWTNCYHLYPAHAAFGGYKQSGIGRETHKMALSNYQQTKCLLVSYQAEALGFF; via the coding sequence ATGAACCCGTTTGACCTGAAGCAACTGGGCCTCGACGTCGAATACCCGTACCGTCAGCAATACGACAACTACATCGGCGGCAAGTGGGTCGCACCGGTGAAGGGCGAGTATTTCGAGAACGTGTCGCCGATCAACGGCCAGCCGTTCTGCCGCGTGCCGCGCTCGGGCGCAGACGATATCGAGCTTGCGCTCGACGCCGCGCATGCCGCGCGCCGCAAGTGGGGCAAGACGTCCGTGGCCGAGCGCGCGAACCTGCTGCTCGCCGCCGCCGAGCGGATGGAAAAGAACCTGAAGCTGCTCGCCGTGGCCGAGACGATCGACAACGGCAAGCCGCTGCGTGAAACGATGGCGGCCGACCTGCCGCTCGCAGTCGACCACTTCCGCTACTTCGCCGGCTGCATCCGCGCGCAGGAGGGCGGCATCTCCGAAATCGACGACAACACCGTCGCGTACCACTTCCACGAGCCGCTCGGCGTCGTCGGCCAGATCATCCCGTGGAACTTCCCGCTGCTGATGGCCGCGTGGAAGCTCGCGCCGGCGCTCGCGGCCGGCTGCTGCGTCGTGATGAAACCGGCCGAGCAGACGCCCGCGTCGGTGCTCGTGCTGATGGAGCTGATCGGCGACCTGTTCCCGCCCGGCACGATCAACATCGTGAACGGCTTCGGCAAGGAAGCGGGCGAAGCGCTCGCGACCAGCAAGCGGATCGCGAAGATCGCATTCACCGGCTCGACGCCGGTCGGCAAGCACATCCTGCGCGCGGCGGCCGACAGCCTGATCCCGTCGACGGTCGAACTGGGCGGCAAGAGCCCGAACATCTTCTTCGCGGACGTGCTCGACCAGGACGACGCATTCCTCGACAAGGCGCTCGAAGGGCTCGCGATGTTCGCGCTGAACCAGGGCGAAGTGTGCACGTGCCCGTCGCGCATCCTGATCCAGGAATCGATCTACGAGCGCTTCATCGAGAAGGCCGTCGCGCGCGTAGAGCGCATCAAGTCGGGCCACCCGCTCGACCTGCAGACGATGATCGGCGCGCAGGCGTCGCAGCAGCAGCTCGACAAGATCCTGTCGTACATCGACATCGGCCGCGGCGAAGGCGCGCAATGCCTGACGGGCGGCGAGCGCACGGCGCCGGTCGCCGAACTCGGCACGGGCTACTACGTGAAGCCGACGATGCTGCTCGGCAACAACAAGATGCGCGTGTTCCAGGAAGAGATCTTCGGGCCGGTCGCGTCGGTGATGACGTTCAAGGACGAGGCGGACGCGATCGAACTCGCGAACGACACGTTCTACGGGCTCGGCGCGGGCGTGTGGACGCGCAACGGCACGCGCGCGTACCGGATGGGCCGCGAGGTCGAGGCTGGCCGCGTGTGGACCAACTGCTACCACCTGTACCCGGCGCACGCGGCGTTCGGCGGCTACAAGCAGTCGGGGATCGGTCGCGAGACGCACAAGATGGCGCTGTCGAACTATCAGCAGACGAAGTGCCTGCTGGTCAGCTACCAGGCCGAGGCGCTCGGGTTCTTCTGA